The window ATCGTTGCGTTTTACCGTATAGTGATTTAATCCTGACAAACTAGCTTTAAAGGTTACGTCATACTTAGCTAATTCTCCACTTTCAGTGGCTTCAAATTGGTGGCGAGAGGATCGACCCAAGTTTCGTTTTTCAGAAACTGTTTTATTGTCGTAGATGATGCGTTCCTTCCCTCTTCCATCACGAACCAACTGTAGCTCATGGGCACCGAGGCTAAAGCGAGTTTCAGACATAAGTACACCTCCTTTTTTAGCTCAACCTGGTTGGGTAGCAATGAACAACACTGTAATCATACCAAATCCGGGATAATTAGCGACTGGTTAACCCTTATCTAATCAGGGTTTCGTTTCTAAAAAAAAGTCTGACAACCGGATTTAGTATGAGTGGTAGAGTGGGTGAGGAAGTCGGGGATTTTTACCCGTTCGGTTACAATCTAAATTAAATGCGTTTTAGCTTATTGAATTGAGTTGGATGGTTATGATTAATGTTTACGAAGTTACTTTTGAGCAGCGGACAATCTCTATAATTGAAGGCTTTTCGACTTCGCTGTCCTAGGCTTTCCCAAACGATTAATCATAAGTTTTCAACCGTAATTTGAGATTATTGACTCGTTGCCGGCGAACAAAGGCTTTGGACTGCTTGGTTCCAGATGTGGCGACCGGCTTCTTTTGCGGGTGATTCTCCAAGCGGAAATTCAGCGAGATAAGTTTCTTCATCAATGCCGTCAGAAATCAGCCGGCAAACTCCTTCGCCGGTTCGCTGAATGTCGCTTGCTGAAGTTTCCGATAAAATCGCCCTCGCATCTTCTGACATCTCGCGAGACAGAAGGGCTTCTTTAAACTGTGCGGCGCTATCCTGTTGCACACTATCTACAGGAGTTGGAAACTCGAAATTCGGATTATCTTGCTTGGCTGCAAAAGACGGGGTGGCAATGGCAAATAAAAGGCCGGCAGCGATAAATCCGTAGCAAAGGCGTCTCATCAATGTACTCCAAATGTATTTGGGTTGCTGACTTGAACACAGAAGTTAGCAATCGGTGCCCTAATCAGACAAATCTTTACATTAAATGAGTCAGCCTGTCTGCCTGATTGAGATTGTTCCCGGTAACGCTAACTGAAGGTTGGTTTAAGCTGCCGGCAACCCACCTTATCTGAATTTAAACATAAAAGTTTATTAATTTTTTTAATTTATCTGCCCAGGTAATTAAGTTTTGTATCTTTGCTGATGCAGAATTTTTGGACTCAAACCGTTTTTTAAGGGAATAAGATAAGCCGGTTTAAGATTCGGGCTTTTCCATTATTTTTTTAGCAAATAGCGGTGAGTTCAAGGTTATCTTGAGCTTTTTATAAATCGCTTTAAATTTAGAGAGGGTAAATATTTGTAGTAAGAAGAGAGGAGGCATACCCACAAAGTTCGCGCCTCTATCTGATTAAGTTTAGAGACGCGGTTGACTTGTGAGAGAATTAAACAAAATTATTATGCTGAAAAGTTATGAGCTATAGTCCGCTTTGCATGGCGACCAAGCCAATCACCGCAACGCTCATCAAAACCAGTAAAGCTCCCATTGAAAGTGATTGACTAAGCTGAGTATTTGAGATTTTCATATTTTAGTCTCTGTATTCTTACTGAGGTTCTCATAACAATAACAGAACTTCCTACAACTATACAAAACATTAAAATCTTTTAAAGAAACGTAAACTATCTTAAAAAACGAACTCGACTTTTATTGCGGTAGAGTTCGCTTAAAAGCCGAGTTTGGAGGGTTTAGAAATAGATTTTTAGCTGAAATAGGGCTGCCGGCACCGGCTTTCAACGTTCAATATCTTAGATGCCGGCACCGGCAACGCTTACTGGCTACTTTGTTAAGCCGTGTTCCAAGGCGTAGCGGACTAATTCAGTGCGGCTATTGGTGCCGGTTTTGCTAAATAGCCGGCTAACATACTTTTCCACATTGCGAACACTGGTTTCTAAGCGGCGGGCAATTTCTTTATTCATCAACCCTTGAGCAACCAGATCCAAAACACTTTGCTCTCTGGGAGTCAAGTCAATTTTAATCGGTGCCGGTGTCTGCGTAATGCCACTACGACCCGTCAGTAAAGACTTAATCTCAGCAATTTGACTGGCAAGCTCAGTAATATCAGGCGTTTCACCATCGCCAGTCTTTGCCGTCGCCTCTCGCCTCTCCAGCAAATTTTCTACAATTGCCACCAATTCATCGGGGTCAAACGGCTTAGAAATATAGGCATCACAGCCGGCTTGATAGCCTAGAATTCGGTCAGATGTCATGCCTCTAGCAGTTAAAAACACCACCGGCAACGCCTTAAAACGAGGGTCATCTCGCAATTGCTTGAGAAACTGATAGCCATCGACTTGGGGCATCATCACGTCCGTAATCACCAAATCAGGCCGTTTCTGCTGCACCAGTTCCCATCCGAGATTGGCATTACTGGCTACGTTCACACTAAATCCACTGTCTTCTAGATAAGCTTGCACTGCTTCGCGCAATCCAGGCTCATCATCGACCAGTAATAATTGTGCTGACATGGATGTTCCCTTTCTGCTAATTTATTTAACTTTAGCAACGATAAGGACGCGAAAGGATGCCGGCAGCTTGTTCACAAATCCGTCAGTAGCCTTGCCTTTCTGAGAATAAACGTCAGAACCGTCTCTTTTCTAGAAATAATATCAGCCGTGCCTTGCATCCCAGCTTGAATCGGACATTTGCGATCACCCTGAACCAAAGCAAGGTTTTCCGGCTGAACCGTCACTTCAAAAAAAGCAGCGTTTGAGGTGGGAGTTTGGGGAGATTGTGAATTGACGTCAGGCTTCATTGCATCCGGTGAAACTCCCGTCACCTTGCCTTTAAGGATGCCGTAATCAGGATAAGGACAGGCAGACACTCGCATTTGCACAGCTTGGCCGGCTTTCACGCGGCTGATATCTTCAGATGACACCAGCGCTTTCACCACCAAAGGCGCTTCACTGGGGGAAATTTGAGCAATCAGATCCCCTGGACGCACCATTTGAGAAGTGTTACGGAGATTAAGCTGATGAATCGTGCCAGAAACCGGCGCGCGAATCACAGTATATTTCAGTTCAGTTTCTATTTGTTGCAGTTCTTGCTGATCGCGGCCCAGTTGGCTTTGGAGTTCAACTTTTCGCTGAATTAACTGTTCTCGTTCCTGATTTAATCTCGCTAAGGTGGCAACACCGGCAGCTTTTTCCTGATCAATTTTCTCCCTTGCCATTGCCACGATTGCCTCACTCGGATCAAGGCCGGCTGATGCCCCTTGCAATCGCGCTTTTGCCGCCTCAATCGCTTGTTGTTGCCGCTCAATTGCTTGCTTTTGGCCGGCAATCACCGCTTTTTGCTGTTCAACGGCTTCTTCTTGTTGCTCAACTGCAAGTTTAACTTCCTCGAATTGATCTTGAGAAAGTCCGCCAGATTCAACTAAAGGCTGATACCGATCTCGCCTCGTCCTCGCTGACTTTAAAGCCGCCTCAATCGATCTCAAATTCGCCTCGGCTGACGTTAAATCTGCCTGCGCTTTTTGCAATTCTTCTTCAGAACTCCTTAAATTGGCTACAGCTTCGGAGACTCCAGCTACAGAGGTTACTTGCTGATTTTGATAGTCCCGTTGAGTGCGAATTAAATCTGCTTGAGCTGAGGCAACCATGCGGTTATTGCGGTCAGTTTCTGCTGCAACTTGACCGTCTATCGCCTTCATTTGAGCATCGAGTTGAGTGAGTTGGAGTTGGTTGTTTTGAATATTTCCTTGCAGTTGATTTTTTTTAGTTTGCAGTTGTGAATCATCAATATAAGCGATCACTTCTCCCTGTTTGACTGCTTGATTTTCTTTGATTTCAATTCGGTTAACGCTGCCTTGAGCAGCCGCTTGAATGAGTCGCAGATCGCCGGTGGGGCGAACTGTTGCAGCGGCTTTAACAGTAACATTGTATTTTGTGATAGCAGCAACGGTGACGCCAATGCCAAATGTTGCAACCAAAAAGAGTCCGCCCAGCCTTGTCCACAGACTGATAGGCGGGAGAAATTCGTTACTATTAAGTGGTTGAAAAAATTCTGAGTCTGATTCACTCAACATGATTAAAATAAAGCCAGTTATTTTTGAGACTGAGCGAGCAAAATATCCGCGATTGCATGGGAAATCGGTAAACCAGGGCACAATTCCAGCCAGAAAAACTCCCCGACTGGGTTAACTTCTAGGAAAATATGGCGACCGTCTGGCGTTAAGATTAAGTCAAGCGCTCCGTAATTTAAGCCAAAGTTGCTCATTAACTGTAGCAGCTTTTCTTCGAGTCTCTGGGGTAAATTATAGGGTTTCCAATCATCTATCAGGGCTAAGCCTTGCCTGCGCCAATCGTGACGCGCCTTCTCCGAACTTTGAGAATCAATTGAGGCGGTAAACAACTGCTTCCCGACAACAATTGTGCGTAATTCTAAGGCTTTGGGAATATGTTCCTGAAATGTCATCGGACAAAAGCACAGTCCATCAAGATTTTCTAGATCCTCAGCAGTTAAAGGATTGGTGAAAACGACTTTTTCTACACCCTCTTCATAAATTGCAAAATAGGAATGCATTTTGGTGATTAAATTTCCCTCGCACTCGTGGGCAAATTCTCGCACGGATTGGGGATTATTGGTCATTAAAGTGCGTGGCGTATCAATCCCCAATTCTCGTGCAACTTGCAACTGCAATTGTTTGTTTTCCGCCCGCCGCAGATGGGGCACTGGATCAAGGTGAAAAGCTTTAAGGCTAGCGATCATGCCTTGAACAGTCGCCCGTGATTCTTGAATCGAGGCTTGTCTGAGTTGGGCATCCATTGTGTTAGGAATTCGCCCGCCAATTCTGAGCCGGCGATACCAGACGGCGGAAACTTCACGCAGATCCAGTTGCTCTTGTTCAGTAGCGATCATTAATCGCTCTTTTCCGTTACTGTAGTAGATATCTAGCTGAATCTCTGTGGGAAATTGATCTGTGTTAAAACGAAATGCTTTGCCGCCTTGTTTTTCGATGGCGTCGATTACCATCGGGATGCTTTCGTTATCTTTACTATGGGTAATAATTAAAACTGTCATAGGATTTTAGATTTTAGATGTTTTCAAGCTTATTTATTTTTATTCGGCTCTATGCTTCCAGAATTTTAAGCCCCAGAATCAAATAATTTTGTAATGAGTATTTGAATTAATTTTAACAAACTTCTGTCATTAGCCAAGAATTTAAGCATTTGGCTTACCTTAGAAAGATGAAACAGCAATTACTTAACAAAATTCAACGCTGCTCAGATAATAAAGTATCTGCAATTGCCTCAGAAATTGGAAGGTTTAAATCTCGCTCTAACATTCCCCATTCCCCTGTCGGGTTAACTTCAAGAAAGATATATTCACCGTCTGGTGTTTGGATAAAATCGAAGGCTCCAAAAAGTAGCCCAAACTCTGCCATAAAAATATTAAGACCATCGGCAATTTGACTTGGGATTTCTGCCGGCTCCCACACACACTCTCCGGGTTTAGCATTACGCCAATCCATTGTTGTTGCGGAATAACGAGATGCATCGAGTGCCCCAGCAAACAATTTCCCTGCCACAAAGATCACTCGCAATTCTCTCAATTTTGGAATTTGCTCTTGGAAAACCATCGGACTATAACGCAGTGATTCAGCATCTGCCAGATCCGCTTCTTTAACTTCGCTGGTATACAGGAAAAAAGCGGAGCCTTCCATACTTGCTGAAAGGGGGGTCAAAAGTTTAGCCACCATTTTTCCCTTCAGTTGTTGAAAAAAGTCTCGTGCTTCTTGAGGATCGTTGGTAACGAGCGTTTGGGGAATTTGTAAGCCGGCTTTTCTGGCAATTCTAAGCTGACGCAACTTGTTTTCTGCGGCGGAAATGTGTCGCAAATCATCCACCCAGCGCACCTCACTGAGGCTGTCTAAGAAGCCGAGAAGGGCAGCGCGTGACTCTCGACGACAAGCGTACTGGTACTGTGGTGATAATTCTGGACTCAGCTTGGGTTCCCAAAGCCGGCGCATCCAAACTGATCGCACTTGCTCTGTGCTGATAGATTTGTCTTGATAGTGAAGCCGGTGATGCAGTCTTTCGCTATCAATTTGAGCTGAAAGTTGCAGATTCATTGGGAATTGATCGGTGTCGAGACGAAAAGGTTGTGCCCCGCGCTGAACGATGGCTTCGGCAACGCGATCAATCGTGAAGAAATCTCCACTGTGGGTGAGCAATAAAACAATATTGCGAGACAAACTCATGAAAAAAAATGCGGTGAGGTGGGCAAACAAAAAAGGTTGCAAACCCAAAAATCCGCAGAACTGATTAACTGGGAATCAGATAACTGCGGATTATAAGCTATGCAGTTATTACTTGTTGCAGTTTGCTGGTTTCCAAAGCCGGCTGTCTAATTGCATTAAACTCAGCTTGATCAAGCCATTACAGGCAGCCGCCGGAGTCCTCGGCATCAGACGGGTACTTCATTGTCACCATGACTTCCCCTTCATCTTCGGCATCAGATGGGTACTTCGTCGTTGTCACGTCTCCACCCTCTTCTTGGTCAGATGGATACTTTTCAGTTACAGCAATTCCGCCGCCGTTACATTTTGATTTTTTCCTGCATTTACCGCCGGCTGCGGCTTCCATATCCTCTTCAGAAAGTTCTTCAATGTTCTGGCTTTCTAGGAAGCGGGCGAAAAAGGGAACTGCTTTTTCGTTTGGCATTTCAGACATGAGTATATTACTCCTTTCTTTGTAGCAGTCAATTTTTGGATAGCAAAAATCTGGCTAGCTGAATACCACTCAGTTTCAGACTGAAGCCGAAAGACGTTTCTCAGGAATTGTGGGTTCCTTGTTTTAAAAAAATGTTACTTGAAATTTAGTAAAATTTCTAGATAAGTATTTTTACTTTTCTTCCGAAAAAACTGATATTTTCAGTAGGTTACACGCGATCCCCAGGACTTGACAATCGCATTTGCATTAAGATAGGGTTAAGCGATCAAAGTAATGATTTCCGCCGGCTAAAAAATCAAAACCAATTTTTTAAAGCGATCAGTGTTTGGCCAATAGCATGAAAATCCGGATGAGGAAGAAATACGCGCTCGGTTTCATGCAGTTATTTCAAGATTGGTAGTAGACAGAGAATTTTTAGAATGTGTGCTTTAATGCCAGAAAGTTTCCTAGGAATTATTTAAATTTTCTCGAATAGGGGAAAGTTGGGATAAGTTTGGATAGCTGAGTTGGCATATTTCTAAATTTTGTCAAGATTAATTTTCTACCGGCGGCTTTGTGATCCCAAGCAAATTTGCTTCAACCCAGGTCAATCAAAGATATTCAACCTAAGAGGTTTCTAGCCGGCTTGAGGGTTGCAATCTCGCTTCAAGGCAGGAACACTGAGAGGATATCTAAGACTTCTCTGACATCTTCTCAGCCAAGCCGGCATCTACCATCATTAAAGATGCGCTTTCCCTTAAAGACGAATGAAATACCAGGTTGTTTTACAGCACAGTGAAGAAGACTGTGGGGCTGCTTGTCTTGCCACCATTGCTAAACAGTACGGGCGCACGTTTACCCTCAACCGTATCCGGGAAGCCGTCGGTACCGGCCAGTTGGGAACGACCTTACTAGGACTGAAACGGGGTTCAGAGGTACTTGGTTTCAATGCTAGAGGCGTTAGGGCTTCACCTGAAATTTTAGACAAGATGAAAGAAGCCCCTTTGCCGGCGATCATTCACTGGATGGGCTATCACTGGGTGGTTTTGCATGGACAGCGGGGTAAGAAATATGCGATCGCTGACCCGGCTGTTGGCATCCGTTACCTGTCTAAGGAAGAGTTAAGGGAGGGCTGGGCCAATGGCTTGATGCTTTTACTTGAACCCGATCCCGTCCGCTTTTCTTCCCAGTCCGATGATAAAATTAGCGGTTTTGGGCGTTTCTTTAAGCCGGTGTGGGCTTATCGAGGCATTCTGGGTGAGGCTTTTCTAATTAATCTTGTTTTAGGGATGCTGTCTTTAACTTCCCCGTTTCTGCTGCAAATTCTCACCGATGATGTGCTGGTTCGTGGGGATACGCAGTTGCTTACAGGTGTGGTCATTGCTGTTGTGATTATGAACTTTCTCAGCAGCAGCCTCCAGCTCGTCCAGTCTAACCTGATTGCTCACTTTGCCCAACGGTTACAGTTAGGGCTAGTGCTGGAATTTGGAAGAGTCATTTTGCGTTTACCCCTAAGCTATTATGAAGCGCGTCGCAGTGGTGAAATTGTCAGCCGGCTACGAGATATTCAAGAAATTAATCAGTTAGTTTCCCAAGTCGTTATCCGTCTTCCCAGCCAATTATTCATTGCTGCGATTTCTTTGAGCTTTATGCTGTTCTACAGTTGGAAACTCACCATAGCTGCCTTTTTATTTGCACTTTTAATGACCTTCTCGACAGTCATTTTTCTGCCGGCACTTCAGCAAAAAACTCGAACCTTATTAGTTTTAGAGGCAGAAAATCAGGGCGTCTTAGTCGAAACCTTTAAGGGCGCACTCACCCTAAAAACCACCACAGCAGCCCCCCAATTTTGGGAAGAGTTTCAGAGCCGGTTTGGTCGCCTAGCTAACGTGACATTCCGCACAATTCAAATTGGCATTATCAATAATACCTTTTCTGGGTTAGTTTCCAGTATCAGCAGCGTTGCCTTGCTTTGGCTCGGCAGCAGTTTAGTGATTAGCCAAGAATTAACCATCGGTCAGCTATTGGCATTTAACAGCATGAATGGTAATTTCATCGGCTTCATCGGCACAATCGTCGGATTTGTGGATGAATTTACGATGGCTCAAACGGCTACACAACGCCTGACAGAAGTGATTGACTCGACTCCTGAAAGTCAGAACGACTATCAAAAGCCGATTGCTAAAATTCCCGGCAATGCTGACATTATTTGTACGAACCTCAACTTTTATCATGCGGGTAGAGTTGACCTTCTCAAGGAATTTTCTCTCAAAATCCCTGGCGGTAAAGCCACTGCTTTAATCGGTAAATCTGGCTGTGGCAAAAGTACCCTGGCTAAGCTGATTGCGGGTTTACACTCACCCCAATCAGGCAATATTCGCTTTGGCATTTATAATATGCAAGACCTTTCTTTGGATTGCTTGCGCCAACAGGTTGTCCTAGTCCCGCAAGACGCTCACTTTTGGAGCCGGTCAATTATTGAAAATTTTCGTTTGGGTAATCCTTACGTGACATTTGAGCAAATCGTTACGGCTTGCCAAATTGCTGAGGCTGATGAATTTATTAGTAAGTTACCCGATAAATATCAAACCGTTTTGGGAGAATTTGGCGCAAATATTTCTGGAGGACAGCGGCAGCGACTAGCAATTGCCAGAGCGATTGTTAATGATCCGCCTGTATTAATTTTAGATGAATCCACAGCCGGTTTAGATCCGGTCAGTGAGGCTGAAGTTCTAGACCGGCTGCTGTCCTACCGGCAAGATAAAACGACCATTACAATCAGTCACCGCCCTAGAGTGATTGAGCGTGCTGAGTGGATTGTGTTTCTAGAAAATGGTCAATTAAAATTACAAGGTTCTGTGGAGGATTTGCGAAAACTTCCCGGCGATCATATTAATTTCTTAACGCCTTAATTTTAGGGCTGGATAAATTGTTCAATTTCCCGCGCTTTTTCTGCTAAATTTGCTTCTCGTTGCCCCGTTGTTCTCGCCTGAAAACAAAAGAGATCGAGGGGTGTACTTAATAAATCTGCCAAGCCGGCTTTTCCCAGACTTGCTTTCACACTAGCAGCCGGCAATTCTTTCAACAACCACCGGCTGAGGCGATAAAGATATTCTTTCGCAGTCAATTCCCGCATTAAATCGATGCCGTGCAATTCGTGCAAATACTTGTTAGATTCACCATAACGCCGCCACTGACTTCGTAACTGCCGCAAAGTTGAGCGATGCCGGTGTTGCACAATCGCATCTGGGGCAAATTCTAGCTGCCAATGAGTTTGCCGCAAAATTCGCCAGCAAATATCAGCATCGCCGCCAGTCGTTAAATAAGGGCGAAATAAACCGACTTCTTCTAACACTTGCCGGCGAATTGCTAAATTTGCCGTTTGACCATAAGGACAAAAAGGATGAGCTAAGGTATGCTTTTGGGATAAAGTATCCTGCCGGCTGGCGTATTTTTCCAGCAGAGTTTCACCGGCAAGTGCCTCAATTTCACCGGCAACAATTCCCACATTTTCCTTGACAAATGGCTGAATTAATGTATTTAACCAGTTAGGGTTGGGCCGGCAGTCGGCATCGGTGAAGGCAAGAATGTTGCCGGTTGCAGCACGAATGCCGGTATTCCTAGCGGCATAAGAACTTTGAATTTGATTCTCGCTGAGGTGGCGGAAACCCTCACCGGCAGATGCAATCAGGGGGCCGGTGTGATCGCTGCTGTTATTGTCTACGAGCAAATATTCAACTAAATGCGTTGGGTAAGTTTGTAATCGCAAACAATTTAGTAAATCTGGTAAATCTGCCTCGCCATTGTAAATCGGAACAATGACGGAAACTCTGGGTAAAAAAGCCGGGTTGCTGAAGTTATTTGCTTGGCTGGGAGACATATTGATAGATTGAAGGTTTTCTGATGAATTTGGCACCCAGCCAAGCGTGCAGGCAGATTTTGTCTAACAGTTTCTCCGTTTCAATGCTGCCGGCGCATCTGTCAGCGTTTTAGTCATTAATGAAGCACCAGGGCGAGGAGAACGAGGATTGCGTTAATCACATAAAAAACGCCTACTATTTTGATTTCGCGCCATCCCGAAAGTTCTAAATGATGGTGAAGGGGTGCCATTTTAAACAGGCGTTTGCCAATTCCATCTGGGCCTTTTGTGGCTTTATAATATCCCACTTGAGCCATTACAGACAACGTTTCAACGATTAGAATGCCGCCGATAATAAAAAGACTCCAGAGGCTATTTGTGAGAATCGCCACAGATGCTAAAGCGCCTCCCAGTGCCAAAGAGCCGGTATCCCCCATAAAAACACGAGCGGGGTTGCGGTTATGTGCCACGAAACCGAGACAGCTACCGCTGAGACAGGCGCAGAAAATCGCCAAACCGGCAGAGGTTGGTGCAACCACTACAGCGAAACCCAGGAACGCAATCGCACCGAGTCCGCCCATTAGTCCATCCACGCCATCGGTGAGGTTAGTGGCGTTACTTTCTGCTACTAGCACAAATACTGCCAAGGGCCAAAATAGCAGCCCTAACGGAATCGCTAAACCGAGGGGTAAAAGAATTGTTGTGATACTTGCCGGCTCAACCGATTCTAGAAAGTACGTCTGGATGAACAACCACAGACAAAACAGCCCACCAAATCCCACTTGTAAGGCGAGTTTCATTTGAGGCGAAATGCCTTTATTCGATTTGCGGCGTAGGATTTGCCAGTCGTCCAGCCAACCAATAAAGCCATAGGCAAGGGTTAAGGCGGCTACAGCGATCACCGGCATGAAATCGGGCGCTGAGACTGCCGGCGAAAAACCAGCCCACAGCAGCGCCACCAGCACGCCCACCGGCACAAAAAACACCCCGCCCATTGTCGGAGTGCCGGCTTTTTTCAAATGTGCTTGAGGGCCATCTTCTCGAATAACTTGGCCGGTTTTTAGCTGCTGCAGTAGCGGCACCACCCAGTAGCCCAACCCCGCTGTTAGCAAGGCAGAAACTAACAGGGGCAACGTCAGGGAGAACCCTAAATTGAGAAACCTGCCGGCTGTCCAATCCAAAATCAGCGCTGCTGCACTCAGCCCAACGCCCAGCAGCCAAAACAGATTCGTGCCTGAAAGGTTTAATGCGTTGCCAGAAAATGATTTAGCGTCCACAAAGTTTTTATTTCACTCCACACACCAATAATCCGAAGACGGCGCTCAAGTCTCCGCTCAAAAAAAAGTGTGAGGGGTAAAGGGTTAAGGGTCAAGGATTTGGGATGAAAACTCAAGGCAGTGGGAGTTTGAGAGGTAGAAATTATTTGCACTCCACACTCCCCACTTTAGCCAATGCGTTACCTGTACGCTGGGTGAGCGAATACACCCCTCACACGTCGTTGTTTAGTCTTTATTCCTCCAAATCAAGCTCATCATCATCATCATCATCGAGGTCAAAGGTGCCCTCATCCACAGCCATCAGTTCAGAAATTTCTTCTTCCTCATCCAGATAGCCGGCAAGCTCGTGAGAGTCACGGGCGATCAAACGACCTGTGTTTTCCAACCAGTCTAAAAGGGAAGTCTCTTGATTCAATGGAATCACATCCGCCGGCTCATGACGAGATTCTTGACGCAGAGAAGGGTTATACATTCTTACACTCCCACGACTAAAGTCGATCCGCTATTGCAACTTGTGCCCTAAGTCATCTTACACGAGCCGGCAGAAAGTATGTTTATGATCAGTTGTCAGACTGTCAAAAAAAGATGTGAACGGGAGTCATCTGAGGATGAGTACGAGTTCGGCTGTTTTTTATATCAAGGATGGTTTCGATACGAGTGGTAAACAACTGCTCGGTCGTCAAGCGGCAGGTGAAGGTTTTCTTAAAGGTTTAGTCAAGTATGGAACAGCAGAGCGTCTCTACTGTTACACAGGGCACCGGCAAGATTTCAGCGATTTTTGCCAACGGATAGAACCTTGGGCAAAACGCCCCCGTCCTGTCCGGTGGCTACCGGCTGACAATCCCACAAGCCTTGCTGAAGCCGGTGGTATTTACAAACCCGATCCGAGCATTTCTGACTTGGTTTGGATGCGGCGATTTACAGATGAGCGTGCTTATAGTATTTGTGGGGTAACTCACACCATCGTTAGCAGGCCGGCAACCAAAGCAA of the Microcoleus sp. FACHB-68 genome contains:
- the mraY gene encoding phospho-N-acetylmuramoyl-pentapeptide-transferase, with translation MDAKSFSGNALNLSGTNLFWLLGVGLSAAALILDWTAGRFLNLGFSLTLPLLVSALLTAGLGYWVVPLLQQLKTGQVIREDGPQAHLKKAGTPTMGGVFFVPVGVLVALLWAGFSPAVSAPDFMPVIAVAALTLAYGFIGWLDDWQILRRKSNKGISPQMKLALQVGFGGLFCLWLFIQTYFLESVEPASITTILLPLGLAIPLGLLFWPLAVFVLVAESNATNLTDGVDGLMGGLGAIAFLGFAVVVAPTSAGLAIFCACLSGSCLGFVAHNRNPARVFMGDTGSLALGGALASVAILTNSLWSLFIIGGILIVETLSVMAQVGYYKATKGPDGIGKRLFKMAPLHHHLELSGWREIKIVGVFYVINAILVLLALVLH
- a CDS encoding DUF3134 domain-containing protein; this encodes MYNPSLRQESRHEPADVIPLNQETSLLDWLENTGRLIARDSHELAGYLDEEEEISELMAVDEGTFDLDDDDDDELDLEE